AATAGCCAGGAGCTGCTGTGTGGCCCAATGTCCTCATTTTAGGGGGTAGATGAAGCTGACCCAGAAAGTGTGAGGAGCGTGTTCACGGTGACAGAGGAATCAGAAGACCCACCGGTTTAGAGTGCCTGGTATTCGGAGGGCTGCGGCCCCTGcattgccgccgccgccgccgcctccatgCTTGGGCAGGGTGTCTTACTCACAGCCCTCTGTTCCACAGGGGGCTGGAGACCACTGCTACTACCACGGGAAACTCCGGGGCAACCCACAGTCTTTTGCCGCGCTGTCCACTTGCCAGGGGCTGCAGTGAGTGTGGGGAGCGCTGGGCAGCAGGGGGGGCCTCTGCCTGGCCCAGGATGGTGAGGAACCATCCTGCCACatgtctgcctctctccacagcgGGGTCTTCTCTGATGGGAACCTGACTTACATCATAGAGCCCAAAGAGATGGCTGGGCCCTGGGGCCCCCCACAGGTAAGCAAGGCCCGCGCAGGCCTTTCTGCCCTGATGGTCATGCTGTGACTCCCCCCAACAGCGATGGTACCTCCTCCCCTCCTGCAGCAACCTCAGCCTCACTGCCCTGGGTGACCCCAGCTTTGGTTCCTGCCTTCTGTGCCCCCATCTCCAATGTcccctctgtcccccaagtgACCTCTCACTGGGCTCCAGTGTCCTTTGCCCCTGTCTCTCAGGGCGCCCCCAGGTCTTGACCCTGGAATCTGAGCATCTGGGAGATCAGATCCGACATGGGAGCTCTGGCCAGTGCGGGGTCaccccggggtggggtgggggaagggctggaGCTTCCTCCAATCTGGGCCCAGAGCAGACCTGGTTGGCTCCCCAAGAACTAATTCCCCTCATTGCAGGGACCCCTTCCCCACCTCATTTACCGgacccctctcctcccagcccccctcGGATGCAGGGAACCAGGTAAGGGAGGGGGAAGCGGGTGGGGCTGGACAGCTGGGCCCCTCTTACCTTCTGCTCCCCACAGGTTGCCTGTTTGCTGGCCCAGCCCAGTCTGCTCCTCCCACCCGGCCCAGGctgaggaggaaaaggcaggtaCGGGGCCCACACAGTCTCGGGCTGCAGAGACCTTAGACTGTGGTCCAGGGCAGGTCATCCCCACCCATGGTTGGGCAAGAGAGAGCTCAGAGTGATGAGGTCAGGAGCCAGGGAACTACCTCCTGGAAGGGCCCCTCAATTCCTCCCTAACAATGGTGTCTACACAGGTCCCCATTTTGGGGCCCTCAGACACTGGTGTCTACACAGGTCCCCATTTTGGGGCCCTCAGACACTGTGTGTCCTCTGCTCTCATTTCCAGGCTGGGAGGGGTGGCACTTTCTGCCAGATGGGGGGCTGGCACCATCCCTGACTGGACACCAGAATGTCCCCTCCCCACATGTCTGCCCATGGGTTGGCCGTGAGCCCAGACATAGAGGGGACTCTGATTCCAAGTGCCTACCCGCCCTCCAGGTCCGCAGGGGCCACCCCACGGTGCACAGCGAGACCAAGTATGTAGAGTTGATTGTGATCAACGACCACCAGCTGGTAAGTGCCCAGGCTGAGGGGGGCCCTGGGCGGAGGGGCCCCCGGGAGCCTTACCTTCTTCGCCGCCTCTCTCGGCAGTTTGAGCAGATGCGCCAGTCAGTGGTCCTCACCAGCAACTTCGCCAAGTCCGTCGTGAACCTGGCGGATGTGGTGAGCAGCAggccctctccccctctccttccccaccaCACATCCAGGCATCCGGGGGTCACTGTCAGTCACTGGCACCCCCATTTCTTGGGAATATAGATCgcacctccctccagctcccctcctctctctgggcCCAGATATACAAGGAACAGCTCAACACAAGAATTGTGCTGGTTGCCATGGAAACATGGGCAGATGGGGACAAGATCCAGGTGCAGGATGACCTGCTGGAGACCCTGGCCCGGCTTATGGTCTACCGGCGGGAGGGTCTCCCTGAGCCCAGTGATGCCACCCACCTCTTCTCGTGAGTCCCCACACGACGCCCCGCCAGTTTTTGCTGGCTGCTGCCTCTTACTGCCAGGAGCCCTTTCCGGAGCGGGCATCTGCGGGTGGGCCTCACCTTGCACCTGCCACCTGCTCCCAGCCACCTGCCAGCTGGGTGTCCTCTGCACCTGAGGTTGCACAGGGGACGTACTCTTTGCCTTTCCCTTGCCAGACTGCCCATCATCCCTACCTCAGCGACCCAGTACCCTAGTGAGGGACAAACGCGATTCGAGGCCCTCAGACCTCTGGTTTGGCTTATGGGTGAATGGACCCAAACAGGAGAGGGGCTAGCCTGAGGTCACCAGGCTGATGTGAAGGGCTGGAATCCACTGCTGCTTCTGCGGAGTCACCCTGAACGCTGTCTCCCTTCCAGGGGTAGAACCTTCCAGAGCACCAGCAGTGGGGTGGCCTACGTGGGGGGCATCTGCTCACTGTCCCGGGGTGGAGGTGTGAATGAGGTGAGCAGGAGGGGCATGGCTGGGGGGCCACGGGGGCAGCGCCCTAAGACACAGTGGCTGTTGGAAGGGTGTAGACATCCTGTGCTCCGTCTCCCCCACCCTAGTACGGCAACATGGGCGCTATGGCCGTGACCCTGGCCCAGACGCTAGGGCAGAACTTGGGCATGATGTGGAACAAACACCGGAGCTCGGCAGGTACCGACCCTGAAGCCCACAGCCATCTCAGACCCACCCAGCACCTCAAGAGATGAATAAGGGGTCAGTGTTGGGGGTACCCCCTCTACCCTATCTCATGTGCTCCTAAATTGCCTCATAGGGGACTGCAAATGTCCAGACATCTGGCTGGGCTGCATCATGGAGGACACTGGGTGAGTTCCGATAGATAGACTTGGGGAAGGGCTTGGGGTAGCACTGGCAGTCTGGATAGGTGGCTTCAAAAGGCCCAGCTCACGGGAGCACTCAGGATTCCGAGAATACCACCCGTTATCTACAAACAGCGCAGGGAGGCTAGGACACCCAAATTGGCTAGACTGCAGCGCGCTCTCTGGCCACTGGGAGGCGCCCGAGCCTCGTGCGAGGCGCCGTCCCTCCCGAGCGTTCCAACTCTGGGCTCTTTGTCCCGAGGTTCAGTGAAGTGATCGCAAGTGACGTCCTCCACCCATTCCTAGATGGGCATGGGGGATTGACTGTCGTGCAGTCACTGGGCAGTTCCCCAGCCTCCTCGTAGTGGTAACCAAGGCCCccgagggagggctggagggctgcCCCAGCAGCACAGTCCCTTAACGCCTGCCCAGGTTCTACCTGCCGCGCAAGTTCTCGCGCTGCAGCATCGACGAATACAACCAGTTTCTGCAGGAGGGAGGCGGGAGCTGCCTGTTCAACAAGCCCCTCAAGGTACCAGCGTGGAGAACCGGGAAGCAGGCgaggggaggcggggggggggggcgcagggtCCCAGCCAGGCTCCCGGCATTCCCTCCCCCTCCAGCTCCTGGACCCTCCTGAGTGCGGGAATGGCTTCGTGGAGGCGGGGGAGGAGTGCGACTGCGGCTCGGTGCAGGTGAGCGAGCTGTCCGGGTGGTCTCCGGTGTGGGCCCGGGCTCTAGGAAGGAGTGAGGAGGGTCGAGGCGGGAGTGGGGAGGACCGAGTCGGGAGGATCGAGGATAAGGGCTTGCCCTCCGTTCCGCTTCTCCCCGCCACTCTCAGGAGTGCAGCCGGGCGGGTGGCAACTGCTGCAAGAAATGCACCCTGACCCACGACGCCATGTGCAGCGATGGGCTCTGCTGTCGCCGCTGCAAGGTGAGAAAGATCAAGCGAGCGCGGGAGGGAGGGCGGGGCCAGGAGCAAAGAGATGATTGGATGCCCTGGACAAGAggcgggagggaggaggagcCAAGCATCGTGTGGGCGGGGCCTGTCCCAAAGGCAGCGTCAATGGGGCGGGTGAGGTTGGGGGTTAGAGTTGGAGGCCGGGGAGTTACCCTTAGATGTTGAGGGCGCAGAGGGACAGGAAATAAGAAACTGGGCTTGGGACCCAGGTTCCAGGAGGACAGTAGGATAACCCTGGGTGGGGGGCAGCGGCGAGATATTTATCCTTTCCGGAAACATGCATGCTTTTCCTAGTATGAGCCGCGAGGTGTCTCCTGCCGAGAAGCGGTGAATGAGTGTGACATCGCAGAGACCTGTACCGGCGACTCAAGCCAGGTCTGCCAACCCGCTGCCCTTCCTGTGGAGGCTCAAGCAAGCCAGCCAGCCCCCCCTTCCCCTCTCGATCTGAAGGGCTGACCACTCTCCGCCCCTCTCTGCTTAGCAGGGGCCACACCGCCGCTAACCAGCCtcagcttctttttttctctgagaaaggGGTCCTTCGAGCCGAAGCCCTCTGTTCCTTCAGTCATTAAACAAGCATTTGTAGTCAGGCTGGTACTCCTACAGCCTAGCGCCCGTGTCTAGTGTATGCTAGGCATCTGGTGGGTAGTAACATTGGTTAATTAGATCTCAGGCCTCCAGGGTAATGGGTGCAAGAAACTGAGGAAGCCCAGAAAAGCATAGGCGTTTACCATTCAAATCCTCAGAGCCAAATGGGCCCCTGTCCCTGATGGGGAAGAGTCATGTACACGAGAATTTGGGCAGAATTTGCTTCCTACGGTCTTTCCCCCCGGTACCTCAGCTCAGGCCTGGGCTACTCTGCTCAGCCAGCCCCTCTCTCTACAGTGTCCTCCTAACCTGCACAAGCTGGATGGTTACTACTGTGATCACGAGCaggtatgggggtggggggtcctcCCCTCTGAACGCTGTGCAGTCTTCTCTCCGCTCTGACCCTCCAGTGTCTTCATGCTTTGTCTGCTCTGGGTCTTAGGGCCGTTGCTATGGAGGCCGCTGTAAAACCCGGGACCGGCAGTGTCAAGCCCTTTGGGGCCATGGTGAGTCCTGCTGGGTACGGGGACGGAGACTGGGGAGAACTTAGAACTGAGAGCCACGCTGGGACTGCTTCTGGTTGGACATGCCCTGCACTGATGTGTGGCTTCTGAGGACCTTGGGCATCAAGCCCAGGGATCAGGCAGAGTGTTGGAGGTGTAGCTCTAGCGGAGACCGAGGAGCTCGTGGGGGTGAtgctctctatctatctatctatctatctatctatctatctatctatctatctatctatctacctctaGCGGCTGCAGATCGTTTCTGCTACGAGAAGCTGAATGTGGAGGGGACAGAGCGTGGGAACTGTGGGCGCAAGGGATCTGGCTGGGTCCAGTGCAGTAAGCAGTGAGTAGGCTTCTCTCCGTTGGGCATCCCGGCTCTGGGAGTCTGCAGGGGTGGAGGCAGCAGGCTCCAGGAAGAGCCTGTGAGGCCCAGAGGAGAGGGGACACAGGTGGAGTACTTGGGTCTGAGGCGAAATTTGGGCTCATTGTCCCCCTGTGCCCCAACAGGGATGTGCTCTGTGGCTTCCTCCTCTGCGTTAACATCTCTGGAGCCCCTCGGCTAGGGGACCTGGGGGCGGACATCAGCAGTGTCACTTTCTACCACCAGGGCAAGGAGCTGGACTGCAGGTGTTGTCTGGGACCACGGCTGGGgtggggactggggtgggggctggggacaggGATCGAGGCTGGCTATCCCGTCTCTCCAGGGGAGGTCACGTGCAGCTGGCTGACGGCTCCGACCTGAGCTACGTAGAGGACGGCACGGCCTGTGGACCCAACATGCTGTGCCTAGATCACCGCTGCCTGCCGGCCTCCGCCTTCAACTTCAGCACCTGCCCGGGCAGCGGGGAACGCCGCATCTGCTCCCACCACGGGGTGGGTGTCTGATGGCCAGCGGGTAGCGCGCCGGAGGAGGAGGCTCACACAGGGGCGCGCTCACTCAGGGGCGCGGGGGTAGCGCTCCGGAGGAGGCTCACAGGGGCGCAGCCTCGCTTACCTGTGCTGGTCCCACCTCACCCACAGGTTTGCAGCAATGAAGGGAAGTGCATTTGCCAGCCAGACTGGACGGGCAAAGACTGCAGTATCCACAACCCCCTGCCCACGTCCCCGCCCACCGGGGAGACCGAGAGATACAAAGGTGAGGCTGCAGCTGGCCGGCGTGGCCTGTGTCGCCCCTTTCCCGTGCCTGTCCCTGCCAACCaagccctgccctcctccccaggTCCCAGCGGTACCAACATCATCATTGGCTCCATCGCCGGGGCTGTCCTGGTCGCAGCCATCGTCCTGGGCGGCACGGGCTGGGGATTTAAGTAAGAGACACATGCTCCCTAGATCCATCCCCTCCGGGTGCTAGCTTGGGGGTTCGGCACCCCAGGCTGTTGGAGCCTAATGGCTTCCCTGACAGGTTAGCTCACCCAGAACTCACACCTCACTGGTTCGAGTCAGCCCACAGGTTCTAGTCTGAACGTTTACAGCAATTACCTGCTCATATTTAAACACCAGATGTTACAGTTACCTCCACTGTAGTTGGCTGAAGGCTGGGCTTAGTTGGCTTAGTGCGTCCCAGCACTGCCAGGGGAGGGGTGGGTAGGGCCTGTctgagggatgtgtgtgtgtgtgtgtgtgtgtgtgtgtgtgtgtgtgtgttcacccccctccccccagtccacaTCCAGCCCATGAGCTCCAGGTCATTGCAGTTAGGGTCTGTTCTGGACACCATACTGGGCACTTGAAGAGCCCTGAGGCCCAAGGTCACGGGTGACTTAGTGACAGAGCTGGGGCTTGAACCCTCCACCAATCTGAAGTAGATCTCCATGGTCCATTTGTGGGGCAGAAGGTCTTCCTGGGATAGAAGGCCATTCCTTCAGAGAACAGGGGGTTCACACgaccccttttcctccctctcccctccctctcccgtctctctccctctctctctctgcttgtcctcTCCTTGACTCCGGAAGAAACATCCGTCGTGGAAGGTATGACCCGACCCAGCAGGGGGCAGTGTGATGCCGGCCACGTCATCCCTCCCGCTGTCCTTGTCTCCATTTCATTCGTCGTCCCCTTGCATTCTGTTGACCTGGAGCTGGGACGATCCGATTCCCGCAGCCCCGCAGGCAGCCCGGGAAGCGAGTCCTCAGCCTGCGCTCTGGcccttcctcctgcccacccGCCTGTTGGGCCCTGGCCCACCTTCCGCTGTGCTTTCTGCAGCCGGGTCCCATGGCCGGGTGGGCGCTGGAACCGCGCCCCGCAGCCCCCGCCCCTAGGAGGGGGCCTCCCTCTGCGTCCTCGCCCATCTGTTTTGTCTCCATGCCACCGCTGTCCGACCTCTGCCAGACCCCCTCCTGGCCAGCCTGTGACTCGATGCCTCCAagacctgggggaggggggacggggCGGGGCAGGCAGCTGGAGGGCTCTCCCTCAGGGCCCAgcctcctgtcctctcctgacGCCCTCTCTCCATTCCAGGTCCGGAGGGGCCTAAAGTGCCACGCTGCTCCCTCCGAGCCTGGCACCCACCGTCTCGGCCCCGGACCGCGAGGCTGCCTCCACCCTGCCACAGAGGGAGGCACCATGCATTGTCTTCCAGGTCCAAACCCTTCGGCTCCTGTCTGCACAGGGGTCGGGGTTGGGACTGTGGCCTCATCTTTCAGACCACCTGGGTGGAGGGGCCTGGAGGGGGGCACTTCCTGCCCagttccccaccccacctcatgcGGCTTTGGCCTTGCAcatgtctccccctccccctcccccccccccccccccccccgtgaatGTAGCTCCCATCGTCACAGACTGCCACAGCTCAGGTTGGGGCCTGGAGTGGCGCCTGGTGGGGACAGGTAGCCACCAGTGGacaaggctggctggcccctcTTCAGAACCAGGCAGCTGGAACCAGGGTGGTAGCTCTCTGGGACCTCATGGGAAGGAGCTGATCTTACacggttttttcttttcttttctttatttcttttttaagtgaatCTTAACTAATGAATGTAACCTTGGGTGGCTGGGGCCAGGGGGCAGTTGTAGGGAAGTTTTGACACTTACTGGCGGGCCTGGAAGGCCTGTGGCCTTGAGACCTCCCAGATCTCTCTCTGGAAGGCCCACACTGGAACCCAGCAGAGGCTGAGCAGCCCTGTGTGGCCCCGCCTCCACCCAGCTTAGAAGAAATCAGAGTGCTGATTCAAACCAAAGCTGCCTGTCCCGTGCCCACTGCCTAGCTCATGGGGGCCGTGACCCTCTGCCCCAGACTGTCTTCCACTCCAAGCCAAGCGTTCTGTCCCTGCCAGGGTGCATGCATTTGGGGGTATAGAAAATATAGTCCCTAAAATAAAATGGCACCTCTCCCCTTTCAAGAAGGGTGATTCTGGGGCTGTCTCAGGGTTCAAGTGCCCCCTGATGTGGCCTGGCTGTTCCAGAGCAAGCTACCTTCCCAGGGAGGACTCTAGGTAGGGAGAGCCAGGGGAGACCCCAGGGTTAGTGCCTATGATATGTAAGAGACACCAGGAAAGGGGAAGCCTCATGGTAGAGTACAGGCTACTAGGGAAGTCCTCaagcccccctcaccccccccccatcaaaaCTCTATTCATCATCCTCATTCTGGGGCTGAGTAGTACGTTTACAGATGTTCCTCTGTCTGCCCTCCTCTGGTCCTCGCTACAGCCCAGCCCGA
This Peromyscus maniculatus bairdii isolate BWxNUB_F1_BW_parent chromosome 8, HU_Pman_BW_mat_3.1, whole genome shotgun sequence DNA region includes the following protein-coding sequences:
- the Adam11 gene encoding disintegrin and metalloproteinase domain-containing protein 11 isoform X2, whose amino-acid sequence is MRRLRRWAIAALLLLPLLPPPGLGALGPSEALHWRSSAQMGSPESPEGPEVTEPSRLVRESSGGEVRKPQVDTRVRQDPPRGTPVHLAQVSFVIPAFNSNFTLDLELNHHLLSSQYVERHFSREGATQHSTGAGDHCYYHGKLRGNPQSFAALSTCQGLHGVFSDGNLTYIIEPKEMAGPWGPPQGPLPHLIYRTPLLPAPLGCREPGCLFAGPAQSAPPTRPRLRRKRQVRRGHPTVHSETKYVELIVINDHQLFEQMRQSVVLTSNFAKSVVNLADVIYKEQLNTRIVLVAMETWADGDKIQVQDDLLETLARLMVYRREGLPEPSDATHLFSGRTFQSTSSGVAYVGGICSLSRGGGVNEYGNMGAMAVTLAQTLGQNLGMMWNKHRSSAGDCKCPDIWLGCIMEDTGFYLPRKFSRCSIDEYNQFLQEGGGSCLFNKPLKLLDPPECGNGFVEAGEECDCGSVQECSRAGGNCCKKCTLTHDAMCSDGLCCRRCKYEPRGVSCREAVNECDIAETCTGDSSQCPPNLHKLDGYYCDHEQGRCYGGRCKTRDRQCQALWGHAAADRFCYEKLNVEGTERGNCGRKGSGWVQCSKQDVLCGFLLCVNISGAPRLGDLGADISSVTFYHQGKELDCRGGHVQLADGSDLSYVEDGTACGPNMLCLDHRCLPASAFNFSTCPGSGERRICSHHGVCSNEGKCICQPDWTGKDCSIHNPLPTSPPTGETERYKGPSGTNIIIGSIAGAVLVAAIVLGGTGWGFKNIRRGRSGGA
- the Adam11 gene encoding disintegrin and metalloproteinase domain-containing protein 11 isoform X1, yielding MRRLRRWAIAALLLLPLLPPPGLGALGPSEALHWRSSAQMGSPESPEGPEVTEPSRLVRESSGGEVRKPQVDTRVRQDPPRGTPVHLAQVSFVIPAFNSNFTLDLELNHHLLSSQYVERHFSREGATQHSTGAGDHCYYHGKLRGNPQSFAALSTCQGLHGVFSDGNLTYIIEPKEMAGPWGPPQGPLPHLIYRTPLLPAPLGCREPGCLFAGPAQSAPPTRPRLRRKRQVRRGHPTVHSETKYVELIVINDHQLFEQMRQSVVLTSNFAKSVVNLADVIYKEQLNTRIVLVAMETWADGDKIQVQDDLLETLARLMVYRREGLPEPSDATHLFSGRTFQSTSSGVAYVGGICSLSRGGGVNEYGNMGAMAVTLAQTLGQNLGMMWNKHRSSAGDCKCPDIWLGCIMEDTGFYLPRKFSRCSIDEYNQFLQEGGGSCLFNKPLKLLDPPECGNGFVEAGEECDCGSVQECSRAGGNCCKKCTLTHDAMCSDGLCCRRCKYEPRGVSCREAVNECDIAETCTGDSSQCPPNLHKLDGYYCDHEQGRCYGGRCKTRDRQCQALWGHAAADRFCYEKLNVEGTERGNCGRKGSGWVQCSKQDVLCGFLLCVNISGAPRLGDLGADISSVTFYHQGKELDCRGGHVQLADGSDLSYVEDGTACGPNMLCLDHRCLPASAFNFSTCPGSGERRICSHHGVCSNEGKCICQPDWTGKDCSIHNPLPTSPPTGETERYKGPSGTNIIIGSIAGAVLVAAIVLGGTGWGFKNIRRGRYDPTQQGAV
- the Adam11 gene encoding disintegrin and metalloproteinase domain-containing protein 11 isoform X4, giving the protein MQGTRLPVCWPSPVCSSHPAQAEEEKVRRGHPTVHSETKYVELIVINDHQLFEQMRQSVVLTSNFAKSVVNLADVIYKEQLNTRIVLVAMETWADGDKIQVQDDLLETLARLMVYRREGLPEPSDATHLFSGRTFQSTSSGVAYVGGICSLSRGGGVNEYGNMGAMAVTLAQTLGQNLGMMWNKHRSSAGDCKCPDIWLGCIMEDTGFYLPRKFSRCSIDEYNQFLQEGGGSCLFNKPLKLLDPPECGNGFVEAGEECDCGSVQECSRAGGNCCKKCTLTHDAMCSDGLCCRRCKYEPRGVSCREAVNECDIAETCTGDSSQCPPNLHKLDGYYCDHEQGRCYGGRCKTRDRQCQALWGHAAADRFCYEKLNVEGTERGNCGRKGSGWVQCSKQDVLCGFLLCVNISGAPRLGDLGADISSVTFYHQGKELDCRGGHVQLADGSDLSYVEDGTACGPNMLCLDHRCLPASAFNFSTCPGSGERRICSHHGVCSNEGKCICQPDWTGKDCSIHNPLPTSPPTGETERYKGPSGTNIIIGSIAGAVLVAAIVLGGTGWGFKNIRRGRSGGA
- the Adam11 gene encoding disintegrin and metalloproteinase domain-containing protein 11 isoform X3, with protein sequence MQGTRLPVCWPSPVCSSHPAQAEEEKVRRGHPTVHSETKYVELIVINDHQLFEQMRQSVVLTSNFAKSVVNLADVIYKEQLNTRIVLVAMETWADGDKIQVQDDLLETLARLMVYRREGLPEPSDATHLFSGRTFQSTSSGVAYVGGICSLSRGGGVNEYGNMGAMAVTLAQTLGQNLGMMWNKHRSSAGDCKCPDIWLGCIMEDTGFYLPRKFSRCSIDEYNQFLQEGGGSCLFNKPLKLLDPPECGNGFVEAGEECDCGSVQECSRAGGNCCKKCTLTHDAMCSDGLCCRRCKYEPRGVSCREAVNECDIAETCTGDSSQCPPNLHKLDGYYCDHEQGRCYGGRCKTRDRQCQALWGHAAADRFCYEKLNVEGTERGNCGRKGSGWVQCSKQDVLCGFLLCVNISGAPRLGDLGADISSVTFYHQGKELDCRGGHVQLADGSDLSYVEDGTACGPNMLCLDHRCLPASAFNFSTCPGSGERRICSHHGVCSNEGKCICQPDWTGKDCSIHNPLPTSPPTGETERYKGPSGTNIIIGSIAGAVLVAAIVLGGTGWGFKNIRRGRYDPTQQGAV